The following are encoded together in the Candidatus Abawacabacteria bacterium genome:
- a CDS encoding tetratricopeptide repeat protein, which yields MVYIAFISWLLALAIIGRRLFLYSTGTRLAAEETFAPIDQILEQTISLERMFQSNLHQMGFGELSELAEKANAKKDYRKVVKYLEEALKREIPADHYIRIHVLLAEAYTALRDYMRALVVINKLILHFPREAVWLEQAVSIQLVAGHYEDAVRTVQQLLQLDPGRRDYLELLAKTYRKLKQHDKAREIYQDIHRSR from the coding sequence ATGGTTTATATAGCATTTATCTCATGGCTTTTAGCATTAGCTATTATTGGCCGCAGACTATTCCTTTATTCCACGGGAACACGTTTGGCTGCTGAAGAAACATTTGCACCTATTGATCAAATTTTGGAACAGACGATTTCATTGGAAAGGATGTTTCAAAGCAATCTCCATCAAATGGGTTTTGGTGAGCTTTCGGAATTAGCAGAAAAAGCTAATGCTAAGAAAGATTATCGTAAGGTAGTAAAATATTTGGAAGAAGCTTTGAAACGTGAAATTCCTGCAGATCATTATATTCGTATTCATGTATTGCTAGCTGAAGCCTATACCGCCCTAAGGGACTATATGCGTGCTTTGGTAGTGATTAATAAATTAATCCTTCATTTCCCTCGAGAAGCGGTGTGGTTGGAACAAGCTGTTTCTATCCAGTTAGTAGCAGGTCATTATGAAGATGCGGTCAGAACTGTGCAGCAGCTTTTGCAATTAGATCCGGGACGTAGAGACTATTTAGAACTTTTGGCCAAAACATATCGCAAGCTGAAACAACATGATAAAGCGAGAGAAATTTATCAGGATATTCACCGTAGTCGGTGA
- a CDS encoding class I SAM-dependent methyltransferase, translating into MQQKTITEQHRKTYQDAINQHNNGLHAMHWPFYKPAARRYKELLVDIELEKRSILDVGCGLGNLLPYIASKSNNFTYHGIDIMPEFIAQAQASYPEFNFSVADFWSDDFQEKADIVLTSGTLNFAILDIEQRKKMIKKLFDQSNSATVFNMSGQHPVSKDISSKGLIRYVDALEIFNYCFSLTKKIVFRHHYHKYDFTIAMFHQKRK; encoded by the coding sequence ATGCAACAAAAAACAATAACCGAGCAGCACAGAAAAACATACCAGGATGCCATCAATCAGCATAATAACGGATTACATGCTATGCACTGGCCTTTTTACAAGCCGGCTGCCAGAAGATACAAAGAATTACTTGTTGATATTGAGCTAGAAAAAAGATCCATTCTTGATGTTGGCTGTGGCTTGGGTAATCTATTGCCTTATATAGCAAGTAAATCAAACAACTTCACCTACCATGGCATAGATATCATGCCCGAATTTATTGCTCAAGCACAGGCATCTTATCCCGAATTCAACTTCAGTGTGGCAGATTTCTGGTCAGATGATTTTCAAGAAAAAGCTGATATTGTGCTGACTAGTGGCACACTCAACTTTGCAATTCTTGATATCGAGCAGAGAAAAAAAATGATCAAAAAGCTTTTTGATCAATCCAATTCAGCTACGGTCTTTAACATGTCAGGACAACATCCAGTGTCTAAAGATATTTCTAGTAAAGGCCTGATTAGATACGTTGATGCTCTAGAAATTTTTAATTATTGCTTTTCTCTCACCAAAAAAATTGTTTTTCGACACCATTATCATAAATATGATTTCACCATTGCAATGTTTCACCAGAAGCGGAAATAA
- the rpoD gene encoding RNA polymerase sigma factor RpoD produces the protein MGKKSIKREQDSLAKYPAEVRLLIKKGKEQGFVTQQEVMHAIPEFETNLALVEEIMMQFLEHGIEIVDSQQEFIWKDAQKENAETKEKSSEDKLRDKFLSTNKKNFALGDIAGDSIRMYLREIGRVELLTAEEEVMLAKRITKHDPVAKRQLAEANLRLVVSIAKKYVGRGLSLLDLIQEGNIGLFRAVEKFDYRKGFKFSTYATWWIRQAITRAIADQARTIRIPVHMVETINKFTHTQRRLVQELGREPLIEEIAQEMGMDVKKIRYIKKISQDIVSLEAPVGSDGDNSGRLGDFIEDDVTLSPSSQASRQLLKEDVHRLLQSLTPREQKIISMRFGLEDGIGHTLEEVGQEFGVTRERIRQIEAKALVKLREHPESVRINLSKAEQAQDNDLNFLSTSMSFTYFPDLVFLGPPGSGKTSQAHKLAERYDMTIFDLQHELQKTMKLDNNVGRRVKHLLTAGQIVPSEILQQILEQFLITVPADKPIIFDSFPRNLAQADFFNRMMSQNKRNFVVVLFNTSDDHALTRITKKKVCGYCQTVYSADSTLETCEKCQHELKLVKEENMVGMKLRLSSYYQETAPIVPLYEKIGKVISINADENEFEVNLALTDRLETFGLEKKRKGGK, from the coding sequence GTGGGTAAGAAAAGCATCAAGCGCGAACAAGATTCACTTGCCAAGTATCCTGCGGAAGTCCGGTTATTGATCAAAAAGGGTAAAGAACAAGGCTTTGTCACTCAGCAAGAAGTCATGCACGCCATTCCTGAATTTGAAACCAATTTGGCATTGGTGGAAGAAATCATGATGCAATTTTTGGAACATGGTATCGAAATTGTCGATAGTCAACAAGAATTTATTTGGAAAGATGCTCAAAAAGAAAATGCTGAAACAAAGGAAAAAAGCTCAGAAGATAAATTACGTGACAAATTTCTTTCTACCAATAAGAAAAATTTCGCTCTAGGCGATATTGCTGGCGACTCCATTAGAATGTATTTACGAGAAATTGGCCGTGTAGAACTTTTGACTGCCGAAGAAGAGGTGATGCTCGCAAAACGAATTACCAAGCATGATCCTGTAGCTAAAAGACAACTTGCTGAAGCTAACCTTCGTTTGGTAGTAAGCATTGCCAAAAAGTATGTTGGTCGTGGCCTTTCTCTCTTGGATTTAATTCAAGAAGGAAATATTGGTTTATTTCGAGCAGTAGAAAAGTTTGATTATCGTAAAGGCTTCAAATTTTCCACTTATGCTACTTGGTGGATACGGCAAGCTATTACTCGAGCAATAGCTGATCAAGCTCGTACCATTCGTATTCCCGTACATATGGTGGAAACAATTAATAAATTTACCCACACTCAACGTCGCCTCGTCCAAGAATTGGGACGTGAACCATTGATCGAAGAAATCGCCCAAGAAATGGGCATGGATGTAAAAAAAATCCGCTATATCAAAAAGATTTCCCAAGATATTGTCTCTCTAGAAGCACCAGTAGGATCAGATGGTGATAATTCTGGTAGATTGGGCGACTTTATTGAAGATGACGTTACCTTGAGTCCTTCATCTCAAGCTTCAAGACAACTTTTGAAAGAAGATGTTCACCGTTTGTTGCAATCTCTCACTCCACGTGAGCAGAAAATTATTAGCATGCGTTTTGGTCTAGAAGATGGTATTGGCCATACTTTGGAAGAAGTAGGCCAAGAATTTGGCGTCACTCGTGAACGTATCCGTCAAATTGAAGCCAAGGCTTTGGTCAAATTACGCGAACATCCTGAAAGTGTTCGTATCAATTTAAGTAAAGCCGAACAAGCTCAAGATAATGATCTCAACTTTTTGAGTACGAGCATGAGTTTTACCTACTTTCCTGATTTAGTATTTTTAGGACCACCAGGTAGTGGCAAAACATCTCAGGCCCACAAGCTAGCAGAGCGTTATGATATGACCATTTTTGACTTACAACATGAGCTGCAAAAAACAATGAAATTGGACAATAATGTGGGCAGACGTGTGAAACATTTACTCACTGCTGGACAAATTGTCCCTAGTGAAATTTTACAACAAATATTAGAACAATTTCTTATTACGGTACCAGCAGACAAACCCATTATTTTTGATAGTTTCCCTCGTAATTTAGCTCAAGCAGACTTCTTCAATCGCATGATGAGCCAAAACAAAAGGAATTTTGTCGTCGTCCTCTTCAATACCAGTGACGACCATGCTCTTACCCGCATCACCAAAAAGAAAGTGTGTGGCTACTGTCAGACTGTTTATTCAGCAGATTCCACACTAGAAACATGTGAAAAGTGTCAGCATGAATTGAAATTAGTCAAAGAAGAAAACATGGTAGGCATGAAGCTGAGATTGAGCTCCTACTACCAAGAAACAGCGCCAATAGTCCCCCTATACGAAAAAATCGGCAAAGTAATCAGTATCAATGCCGATGAAAACGAATTTGAAGTAAATTTAGCTCTCACGGATAGATTAGAGACTTTTGGCCTGGAGAAGAAAAGAAAGGGAGGGAAATAA
- a CDS encoding NAD(P)H-dependent oxidoreductase, which yields MSFLDSLNWRYATKVFDTNKKLSAEQLHLVTESLRLSPSSFGLQPWKFVVVSDPALRVKLREAAWGQAQVTDASHLIVLCTLNTLDTAYIDRFVDFIVQENGAPREALQGYRDMMVGSISPLNPEQLQAWMQKQVYIALGVALSACAVNQIDAAPMEGFDKNKFDEILGLNALGIKSAVLCAVGFRSDTDSNAQQQKVRWPENEVIMGK from the coding sequence ATGTCTTTCCTCGATTCCCTCAATTGGCGTTATGCAACCAAAGTATTCGATACCAATAAAAAATTGTCAGCAGAACAACTTCATCTCGTTACTGAATCTTTACGCTTATCTCCCTCTTCTTTTGGCTTACAACCATGGAAGTTTGTAGTAGTAAGTGATCCAGCCCTCAGAGTAAAGTTGCGCGAAGCTGCCTGGGGACAAGCTCAAGTTACCGACGCATCTCATTTAATTGTTTTATGTACCTTAAATACACTTGATACAGCCTACATTGATAGATTTGTGGATTTCATTGTCCAAGAAAACGGTGCTCCAAGAGAAGCATTACAAGGTTATCGTGACATGATGGTTGGTTCCATATCCCCACTTAATCCTGAACAATTACAAGCATGGATGCAAAAACAAGTTTACATAGCCCTAGGCGTAGCATTAAGCGCATGTGCTGTTAATCAAATTGATGCCGCACCGATGGAAGGCTTTGACAAAAATAAATTTGACGAAATTCTAGGACTGAATGCATTAGGAATAAAATCTGCTGTACTTTGTGCTGTAGGTTTTAGAAGTGACACGGACAGCAATGCTCAGCAACAAAAAGTACGTTGGCCAGAAAACGAAGTAATTATGGGGAAATAA
- a CDS encoding methylated-DNA--[protein]-cysteine S-methyltransferase, which translates to MLKAYYHSPIGIIEITSQNSAIHSILFVEQAFKNDADELLNNCLLQLDEYFQGQRKEFSIPYQQEGTAFQQKVWEALTHIPYGQTWSYSDQAKFIHKSQAIRAVGGTNGKNQLTILVPCHRVIGKDGSLTGYGGTLPRKKWLLEHERKFS; encoded by the coding sequence ATGTTAAAAGCCTACTATCATTCTCCCATCGGGATAATCGAGATCACTAGCCAGAATAGCGCTATTCATTCCATTCTGTTTGTGGAACAAGCATTCAAGAATGATGCAGATGAATTGCTCAATAATTGCCTACTCCAGTTAGACGAATACTTCCAAGGACAAAGAAAAGAATTTAGTATCCCTTATCAACAAGAAGGCACCGCTTTCCAGCAAAAAGTATGGGAAGCTCTGACCCATATTCCTTATGGCCAAACCTGGTCCTATAGCGACCAAGCTAAATTCATTCACAAATCCCAAGCCATCAGAGCTGTAGGAGGCACCAATGGCAAAAATCAACTAACTATCCTAGTGCCCTGCCATCGCGTAATAGGCAAAGATGGTTCACTAACTGGCTATGGTGGTACTCTCCCCCGAAAAAAGTGGCTGCTAGAACATGAAAGAAAATTCAGCTAG
- a CDS encoding ABC-F family ATP-binding cassette domain-containing protein, which produces MLQITNLTINHTGTDLLKDFSVNIEGKAKKRIAIVGKNGSGKSSLLKSIVGIYETIPGEVNIYQEIVSYLPQEPNFGEHQLVGEYLESLMAEAWHNYKVDIAMQAVGLAPEYLIAEIHHLSGGEKIKVALAGLLLSEPTILLLDEPTNNLDQKGIDWLEDFIRNFKGTILIVSHDRSLICHVIPEIWEMDSQYQTIQKYTGNYENFLIQRAHYRNRLLHQYEKEEAEIEELRLWVRANSNQQKLRFSSLLASKKAALERAQEQHISKPIIDPVMKPARIPATTIGLALKVDIQGKQFADKQLLAGVKFKVHGTEKVLIQGKNGAGKTTLLNILAGLDTDYQGLVEYGDKLVIGYLRQHSELAKNKTVLDAFSDATRKPESIARSILHRFLFPTDFIDNKIVTLSYGEQRRLELAIMLCQEPSLLILDEPTNHLDIFSREVLEKLIIEQPIPMIIVSHDRYFIEKLRIEKIITIE; this is translated from the coding sequence GTGCTTCAAATCACCAATCTCACTATCAATCACACTGGCACTGACTTACTCAAAGACTTCAGCGTTAATATCGAGGGTAAAGCAAAAAAACGGATTGCTATTGTCGGCAAAAATGGTTCTGGCAAATCTTCACTATTAAAAAGCATCGTGGGTATTTATGAAACGATTCCGGGTGAAGTGAATATTTATCAAGAAATAGTTTCCTATCTACCGCAAGAACCAAATTTCGGCGAGCATCAATTAGTGGGAGAATATTTAGAGAGCTTGATGGCGGAAGCATGGCACAATTACAAAGTGGATATTGCCATGCAAGCTGTGGGCTTAGCACCAGAATACTTAATCGCTGAAATACATCACTTGAGTGGCGGCGAAAAAATTAAGGTTGCCCTAGCCGGATTATTACTGAGTGAGCCCACAATTTTACTTTTAGACGAACCAACCAATAATCTTGATCAAAAAGGTATTGATTGGCTAGAAGACTTTATCCGCAACTTCAAAGGCACCATTTTGATTGTTTCTCATGATCGCAGTCTTATCTGCCATGTTATCCCAGAGATCTGGGAAATGGATAGTCAATATCAGACTATCCAGAAATATACAGGCAACTATGAAAACTTCTTAATCCAAAGAGCACATTATCGTAATCGTCTTCTCCATCAATATGAAAAAGAGGAAGCAGAAATCGAAGAACTTCGTCTCTGGGTAAGAGCCAACAGCAATCAGCAAAAGTTACGCTTTAGCAGCTTACTAGCGAGCAAAAAAGCCGCACTGGAAAGAGCTCAAGAACAACACATTAGTAAACCAATTATTGATCCAGTAATGAAACCTGCTAGGATTCCTGCCACTACTATTGGCTTAGCCTTAAAAGTTGATATTCAAGGGAAACAATTTGCTGATAAACAATTACTTGCTGGGGTGAAGTTCAAAGTTCATGGTACCGAGAAAGTATTGATCCAAGGTAAAAATGGAGCCGGGAAAACTACTCTACTCAACATTCTCGCCGGTTTAGATACAGACTATCAAGGCTTAGTAGAATATGGTGACAAATTAGTAATCGGTTATTTACGTCAACACAGTGAACTAGCGAAAAACAAAACTGTACTTGATGCCTTCAGTGATGCTACCAGAAAACCAGAAAGCATTGCTCGTAGTATTCTCCATCGCTTTCTTTTCCCCACCGACTTTATCGACAACAAAATTGTCACTTTAAGTTATGGTGAACAAAGACGTTTAGAATTAGCTATTATGCTTTGCCAAGAACCTAGTTTATTAATTTTAGATGAACCCACGAATCATCTCGATATTTTCTCCCGCGAAGTGCTAGAAAAACTTATTATCGAACAACCTATTCCCATGATCATTGTCTCTCATGATCGTTATTTTATTGAAAAGCTGAGAATAGAAAAGATTATTACCATTGAGTAA
- the msrB gene encoding peptide-methionine (R)-S-oxide reductase MsrB, with amino-acid sequence MIDFKDQLTPEQYNICFLKGTEPPFSGKYYQNKEPGVYHCAACKNPLFSSETKFDSGTGWPSFWDPMYQANIKKVLDEGHGMVRTEVTCANCGAHLGHVFDDGPAPTNQRYCINSLALDFIPKAS; translated from the coding sequence ATGATTGATTTTAAAGACCAACTTACCCCTGAGCAATACAACATTTGTTTTTTAAAGGGTACCGAGCCACCATTTTCTGGTAAGTATTATCAAAATAAGGAACCCGGAGTATATCATTGTGCTGCTTGCAAAAATCCCCTTTTCTCTTCCGAGACAAAGTTTGATTCAGGGACAGGTTGGCCCAGCTTTTGGGACCCGATGTATCAGGCAAATATTAAAAAAGTTCTTGATGAAGGTCATGGTATGGTGCGCACAGAAGTAACCTGTGCCAATTGTGGCGCTCATCTCGGTCACGTTTTTGATGATGGCCCCGCTCCGACAAATCAACGCTACTGCATCAATTCTTTAGCATTAGATTTTATCCCTAAAGCATCATGA
- the dnaG gene encoding DNA primase: MLDPIVEIKAKLSIEDVVKDYVQLKRAGRNLKGLCPFHQEKTPSFMVSPDKGIAYCFGCHQGGDIFKFYMAVEKVDFAEALNDLAERVGVVLEKQNPQFLSAQKEQKNSLKNLLHKATQFFQEQLKTNAKAQTYLTERVLEPRTVTMFGLGYAPEGWHGLSDYLTNLGFSTDLLVQAGVAIADEQNIKKIHDKFRDRIMFPFYNDRGDIIGFTGRALTNENEPKYLNSPETILFHKSSFIYGLHQAKEHIRKTGQVYIVEGQIDCLQAQQNNFPNTVAVSGTAFTMQHLDILHRFAEKLIFVFDGDKAGKNAALRIMPELLANDINCSFALLPNDSDPDSLLRQDQALYHTLLAKPLYWLDYIHQAHFEHVSLKDPEQLKLFTDICLPLIKKLPKPLDQEEALTKIALVTGKSPHILHKALQKTRSEKHRNNTINKTQMPDMVSYYLAFCCQFPQFINDLIDTHLLAFLAPTEQDIYRKAHAYYSEPRTALPSTSLLDALPIPQDTFSLLLLEIEERYGAYNEERVAEERNTLFKRTKETLKKKQLIILKQRLEEARKENNKELQKQILAETAQTLKYT; the protein is encoded by the coding sequence ATGCTTGATCCTATAGTAGAAATTAAAGCAAAGTTATCGATCGAAGATGTCGTTAAAGATTATGTACAGCTCAAAAGAGCAGGCCGTAATTTAAAGGGCTTGTGCCCCTTTCATCAAGAAAAGACACCTTCTTTTATGGTCAGTCCTGACAAAGGCATTGCTTATTGTTTTGGCTGTCATCAAGGCGGTGATATCTTTAAGTTTTATATGGCTGTAGAAAAGGTTGATTTTGCTGAAGCCCTAAATGATTTAGCCGAACGAGTCGGTGTTGTTTTAGAAAAGCAAAACCCTCAGTTTCTCTCAGCCCAAAAAGAACAGAAAAATAGTTTAAAAAATCTGCTCCACAAAGCTACTCAGTTTTTCCAAGAGCAACTCAAAACCAATGCCAAAGCCCAAACTTACCTGACTGAGCGCGTTTTGGAGCCAAGAACTGTGACAATGTTTGGTCTGGGCTATGCCCCAGAGGGTTGGCATGGACTGAGTGACTATCTAACCAACCTTGGTTTCTCGACAGACCTGTTGGTACAAGCTGGCGTAGCTATCGCTGACGAACAAAATATCAAAAAGATCCACGATAAGTTTCGTGACCGCATTATGTTCCCTTTTTATAATGATCGCGGAGATATTATTGGCTTCACTGGCAGAGCTTTGACCAATGAGAATGAACCTAAGTACTTAAACTCTCCTGAAACTATCCTATTTCACAAAAGCTCATTTATCTATGGACTTCACCAAGCCAAGGAACATATCCGCAAAACAGGCCAAGTATATATAGTAGAGGGCCAAATAGACTGTTTACAAGCTCAACAAAACAACTTTCCCAATACGGTTGCCGTCTCTGGTACAGCATTTACTATGCAACACTTAGATATTCTCCATCGTTTTGCTGAAAAGTTAATTTTTGTGTTTGATGGCGACAAAGCAGGAAAAAATGCTGCCTTACGTATTATGCCTGAGCTATTAGCGAATGATATTAATTGTAGTTTTGCCTTGCTACCTAATGATAGTGATCCCGACTCATTACTACGCCAAGACCAAGCTCTATATCATACACTCTTAGCCAAGCCACTATACTGGCTTGATTACATTCATCAGGCTCATTTTGAACATGTATCGCTTAAGGATCCCGAACAATTAAAACTATTTACCGATATTTGCTTGCCCCTAATCAAGAAGCTACCCAAACCATTAGATCAAGAAGAGGCATTAACCAAAATCGCCCTGGTCACTGGTAAATCTCCCCACATTTTGCATAAAGCATTACAAAAGACGCGTAGCGAAAAACATCGTAATAACACTATCAACAAGACACAGATGCCAGATATGGTGAGCTATTATTTGGCATTTTGTTGTCAATTCCCTCAATTCATCAATGACCTCATTGATACGCATCTATTAGCATTTTTAGCTCCTACGGAACAAGACATTTACAGAAAAGCACATGCATATTATAGTGAGCCGCGAACAGCGTTACCCTCAACTTCGCTGCTAGATGCTTTGCCTATCCCTCAAGATACATTTTCTTTACTGCTCTTAGAGATTGAAGAACGCTATGGGGCCTATAATGAAGAACGAGTTGCTGAAGAGAGAAATACCTTGTTCAAAAGAACAAAAGAGACATTAAAGAAAAAACAACTCATTATTTTGAAGCAAAGACTAGAAGAAGCAAGAAAAGAAAACAATAAGGAACTACAAAAGCAAATTCTGGCCGAGACGGCCCAAACTCTCAAATACACTTAA
- a CDS encoding phosphomannomutase/phosphoglucomutase gives MSVSQHIFRGYDIRGLVEKELSDEVVATIAKAYATWLIKRRIPDCVVGFDCRLSSPHFRDIVVETLLSAGITVYDIGMTLTQVAYFAQYYFRTRGMIMITASHNPKEYNGFKFGTGYSETMLTEDIQLFKHMVNEGEFVALPVAGKHIRSTIFPAYIADLKRYIGPIKSFKVVIDACAATAGAFLPQILREFGCTVIEQNTVPDGNFPVGTPDPTESIVQRRLADRVKLEQADVGFSYDADGDRMGAVDEQGKLLWNDTLVSLFAGDILDNLPGAKIVFNTLCSKQVTEVIKRSGGVPVMWKTGHSFIKAKVREEGAAFGGELSGHFYFVDNFYGHDDGAIASLRLLAYLTRKKKTLGQVLATFPSYISSPEIKLGCPDNEKFHLIDNEIQAELRRLYPEAEYVTIDGVRLDTKDEMVIMRASQNGPYLTIKFEAKTLQKYNLLKEQISAILHQFANIDWSEGVNVEALK, from the coding sequence ATGTCTGTTTCTCAACACATTTTTCGAGGTTATGATATTCGCGGCTTGGTGGAGAAAGAACTAAGTGATGAAGTGGTTGCAACCATAGCCAAGGCATATGCTACGTGGTTAATTAAACGCCGTATTCCTGATTGTGTTGTTGGTTTTGATTGTCGGTTAAGTAGTCCTCATTTTCGGGATATTGTTGTTGAAACGTTGCTTTCAGCAGGTATTACCGTCTATGACATCGGCATGACATTGACTCAGGTTGCTTATTTCGCTCAGTATTATTTTCGTACTCGGGGAATGATTATGATTACAGCTTCACATAATCCTAAAGAATATAATGGTTTTAAATTTGGTACTGGCTACTCTGAGACGATGTTGACTGAAGATATTCAATTGTTTAAGCACATGGTGAATGAGGGAGAATTTGTCGCTTTACCGGTCGCCGGCAAGCATATTCGTAGTACTATTTTCCCGGCTTATATAGCTGATTTGAAACGCTATATTGGTCCCATTAAATCATTCAAGGTGGTAATTGATGCTTGTGCAGCTACTGCTGGTGCATTTTTGCCCCAGATTTTACGTGAATTTGGTTGTACTGTGATTGAACAAAATACTGTTCCAGATGGCAATTTCCCTGTTGGTACTCCTGATCCTACTGAGTCAATTGTCCAAAGGCGTTTGGCTGATCGGGTCAAACTCGAACAAGCTGATGTAGGTTTCTCTTATGATGCTGATGGTGATCGAATGGGGGCAGTAGATGAACAGGGGAAGCTATTGTGGAATGATACATTGGTGTCATTATTTGCTGGTGACATTTTGGATAATTTACCTGGTGCTAAAATCGTATTTAATACTTTGTGTTCTAAGCAAGTTACTGAAGTCATTAAGCGTAGTGGCGGAGTGCCGGTAATGTGGAAGACGGGACATTCTTTTATTAAAGCGAAAGTGCGAGAAGAGGGAGCGGCATTTGGGGGCGAATTGAGTGGCCATTTTTACTTCGTTGATAATTTTTACGGTCATGATGATGGTGCTATCGCATCATTGCGTTTATTGGCTTATTTAACTCGTAAGAAAAAGACATTGGGGCAAGTGCTTGCTACTTTCCCCAGCTATATTTCTAGTCCAGAAATTAAACTAGGCTGTCCCGATAATGAGAAGTTTCATTTGATAGATAATGAAATTCAAGCTGAATTAAGAAGACTTTATCCTGAAGCAGAATATGTCACTATTGATGGTGTGAGACTAGACACCAAAGATGAAATGGTAATTATGCGTGCTTCTCAAAATGGTCCCTATTTAACAATTAAATTTGAAGCAAAAACGCTACAAAAATATAATCTACTCAAAGAACAAATTAGTGCAATATTACACCAATTTGCCAATATTGATTGGAGTGAGGGAGTGAATGTGGAAGCTTTGAAATGA